One genomic window of Terriglobales bacterium includes the following:
- the leuS gene encoding leucine--tRNA ligase translates to MPETPNQPDTRNERYDPQRIEEKWFARWKADPGLYRAEPGSKQPKYYVLEMLPYPSGALHMGHVRNYAIGDALARYMWMRGYNVLHPMGWDSFGLPAENAAIQNNTPPRDWTLGNIANMKAQMKRLGFAYDWAREVTTCFPDYYRWNQWFFLKLYERGLAYRKKSRVNWCPRCATVLANEQVVKGCCWRHEDTPVEQRELEQWFLRTTNYAQELLEDLDRLEHWPEKVQVMQRNWIGRSEGTEIDFKLEGPAGKARNNITVFTTRIDTIYGATSIQLAPEHPLVADFIAENSELAAKVDELVAEQRNAKEVGDVGAIEKHGVATGRFAINPFNGERIPIWIANYILMGYGTGAIMSVPAHDERDYEFAKKYGLEIRIVILPRREGEPPKEGEPEQPVLPYTHTESLLINSGEFSGLSNAEAIQKMAEFAQQHGFGRPTVTYRLKDWGISRQRYWGTPIPMIYCSQCGIVPVPEKDLPVLLPEKVEITLEGGSPLARVPEFVNVKCPKCGGPARRETDTMDTFVDSSWYFYRYTDAHNDKAPFDPKEAAYWFPIDQYIGGIEHAILHLIYSRFWTKFMRDIGLVKNSEPVQRLFTQGMVIKDGAKMSKSLGNVVSPDDMVARYGADSTRMYTLFAAPPDRDLDWQDAGVEGIYRFLGRVYRFVSRHARATEAQLVSSGAASSHGEKTMATQSAQSSRTVHANSDLQTTVSRSLQRKLHQTIKRVSHDFDGRWHFNTSIAAIMELVNELYAAEEQFGSGVSPEFLAEIQRNLVLLLAPFAPYLAHELWGMLGEQGDLLHAAWPKYDAALAKDDEIEIAVQINGKVRSRILVSADAPEEAIRERALSEAKIQSATNGKQIANVIVVPGKLVNIVVR, encoded by the coding sequence ATGCCGGAGACGCCCAACCAACCCGACACTCGCAACGAACGCTACGATCCCCAGCGGATCGAAGAGAAGTGGTTCGCGCGATGGAAGGCCGACCCGGGGCTCTATCGCGCTGAACCCGGTTCCAAGCAGCCCAAGTATTACGTTCTGGAGATGCTTCCCTATCCTTCGGGAGCACTTCACATGGGGCACGTACGGAATTACGCCATCGGCGATGCTCTCGCACGCTATATGTGGATGCGGGGCTATAACGTCCTCCACCCTATGGGATGGGACTCGTTCGGACTTCCGGCAGAGAACGCCGCCATCCAGAACAACACGCCGCCCCGCGATTGGACGCTCGGCAACATTGCCAATATGAAGGCGCAAATGAAGCGCCTGGGATTTGCGTACGACTGGGCCCGCGAGGTAACCACCTGCTTCCCCGATTACTACCGCTGGAACCAGTGGTTCTTTCTCAAGCTCTATGAGCGCGGCTTGGCCTATCGAAAGAAAAGCCGGGTGAACTGGTGTCCCAGGTGCGCAACCGTCCTGGCTAACGAGCAGGTCGTCAAGGGTTGCTGCTGGCGGCACGAGGATACTCCGGTCGAGCAGCGCGAGCTCGAGCAGTGGTTCCTTCGCACTACCAACTACGCCCAGGAACTGCTCGAGGATTTGGATAGGCTTGAGCACTGGCCCGAAAAAGTGCAGGTGATGCAGCGCAATTGGATCGGCCGCAGTGAAGGCACAGAGATTGACTTCAAGCTCGAAGGGCCGGCGGGCAAGGCAAGGAACAACATCACCGTATTCACGACTCGTATTGACACTATTTATGGTGCGACCTCAATCCAGCTTGCGCCTGAGCATCCCCTGGTCGCCGACTTTATTGCTGAGAACTCCGAACTGGCAGCCAAGGTAGATGAGCTCGTGGCCGAGCAGCGCAACGCCAAAGAAGTGGGCGATGTAGGAGCAATCGAGAAGCATGGAGTGGCAACCGGACGCTTTGCGATCAATCCATTCAACGGCGAGCGCATTCCCATTTGGATCGCCAATTACATCCTGATGGGTTACGGCACGGGCGCGATCATGTCCGTGCCGGCCCACGATGAGCGCGATTACGAGTTCGCGAAAAAATATGGGCTGGAAATTCGCATAGTGATCTTGCCTCGCCGGGAAGGCGAGCCGCCAAAGGAAGGAGAGCCCGAACAGCCCGTACTGCCGTATACGCACACTGAGAGCCTGCTGATTAATTCTGGAGAGTTCTCCGGGCTCTCCAATGCGGAAGCCATTCAAAAGATGGCCGAGTTCGCCCAGCAACACGGCTTCGGCCGTCCCACCGTCACTTATCGTTTAAAGGATTGGGGGATCTCGCGCCAGCGCTACTGGGGCACTCCCATTCCGATGATTTATTGCTCCCAGTGCGGGATTGTTCCGGTGCCGGAGAAGGATCTTCCTGTCCTGCTTCCGGAAAAAGTCGAGATTACCCTGGAAGGTGGATCACCGCTCGCTCGAGTACCGGAGTTTGTGAATGTAAAGTGTCCAAAATGCGGAGGCCCTGCTCGCCGCGAGACTGACACGATGGACACCTTCGTGGACTCGTCCTGGTATTTTTATCGCTACACCGACGCCCACAACGACAAAGCGCCATTCGATCCCAAAGAAGCCGCCTACTGGTTTCCGATTGACCAGTACATCGGCGGCATCGAGCACGCCATCCTGCACCTCATTTATTCGCGGTTCTGGACCAAGTTCATGCGGGACATCGGACTGGTAAAAAATTCCGAGCCGGTGCAGCGTCTCTTTACACAAGGCATGGTCATTAAAGATGGCGCAAAAATGTCCAAGAGTTTGGGCAATGTGGTTTCGCCCGACGACATGGTGGCGCGCTACGGAGCTGACAGCACCCGCATGTACACCTTGTTTGCTGCGCCACCGGACCGCGATCTCGACTGGCAGGATGCCGGCGTAGAGGGCATCTATCGTTTCCTGGGACGTGTATATAGATTCGTCTCGCGCCATGCGCGCGCAACGGAAGCGCAGTTGGTCAGTTCGGGCGCGGCTTCAAGCCATGGCGAGAAAACTATGGCGACGCAAAGTGCGCAATCTTCTCGCACGGTGCACGCAAACTCTGATCTCCAGACCACAGTCAGTAGGTCGTTGCAACGCAAACTTCATCAGACCATTAAGCGTGTGAGCCACGATTTCGACGGCCGCTGGCATTTCAACACCTCCATTGCCGCGATCATGGAGTTAGTCAATGAGCTCTACGCCGCAGAAGAGCAGTTCGGGAGCGGCGTCTCGCCAGAGTTTTTAGCAGAGATTCAGCGCAATCTCGTTCTCTTGCTGGCGCCATTCGCTCCGTATCTTGCGCATGAGCTCTGGGGGATGCTCGGCGAGCAAGGCGATCTCCTGCACGCAGCCTGGCCAAAGTACGACGCGGCGCTCGCTAAGGATGATGAAATCGAGATCGCGGTCCAAATCAACGGCAAGGTACGCAGCCGGATCTTGGTTTCAGCCGATGCACCGGAAGAAGCGATTCGCGAACGTGCCCTCTCCGAGGCAAAAATCCAGAGTGCCACTAATGGCAAACAGATCGCCAACGTTATCGTCGTTCCAGGCAAGCTGGTGAACATCGTGGTGCGTTAG
- a CDS encoding deoxyribonuclease IV: MGRSLTKHDVLNLPAPKRPVHLPRRIGIHTSIAGGVENAAERAYRLGCNTFQIFSSSPRQWKPYQLAGSQCEVMNNLRRKYDLKPLVIHANYLINLAGTTPHFHGKSVDAFRGELERALALCAEYLVLHPGSFRGGSRQEGLERVASAIAAAAHGLDLAKHNLTLLIENTAGAEFSLGSTFEQVTELIAHLRGVLPVAACIDTCHVHVAGYDIVSAEGMATTLNYLDATIGLKNIRVWHCNDAKAARGSRLDRHQHIGQGSIGLEPFRRLLKDPRLAHAAFIAETPIDKPGDDLRNVKTLQSLLAARKGKTA, from the coding sequence ATGGGCAGATCTCTCACCAAACACGATGTCCTGAACCTTCCAGCTCCCAAACGCCCCGTCCATCTCCCGCGCCGCATTGGCATTCACACGTCCATTGCGGGCGGGGTAGAGAACGCCGCCGAGCGCGCGTATCGCCTGGGCTGCAATACCTTTCAGATATTTTCTTCCAGTCCGCGACAGTGGAAGCCCTACCAGCTGGCGGGATCACAGTGTGAAGTCATGAACAACCTGCGGCGGAAATATGACTTGAAGCCGCTGGTGATCCACGCCAATTACCTGATCAATCTGGCCGGAACCACGCCGCATTTCCACGGCAAATCAGTTGACGCATTTCGCGGCGAATTGGAGCGGGCACTTGCCCTGTGCGCCGAATACCTGGTGCTTCACCCCGGCTCTTTTCGGGGCGGCAGCAGGCAAGAGGGACTGGAGCGTGTTGCCAGTGCGATTGCCGCAGCTGCTCACGGGCTAGATCTTGCGAAGCACAACCTCACACTGCTGATCGAGAACACCGCCGGGGCTGAGTTTTCGCTCGGCAGTACCTTCGAGCAGGTGACCGAACTTATTGCGCACCTTCGCGGAGTTTTACCTGTCGCTGCTTGCATTGATACTTGTCACGTTCACGTCGCGGGGTATGACATTGTAAGTGCGGAAGGAATGGCAACGACGCTGAACTATCTGGACGCGACCATCGGGTTGAAAAATATTCGCGTGTGGCATTGCAATGATGCCAAAGCAGCCCGCGGCTCGCGGCTCGATCGCCACCAGCACATAGGGCAGGGAAGCATCGGCCTGGAGCCGTTCCGGCGGCTGCTCAAAGATCCGCGGCTTGCCCACGCCGCATTCATTGCCGAAACTCCGATTGATAAGCCCGGTGACGATCTGCGGAATGTGAAAACCTTGCAATCGTTGCTCGCTGCCCGAAAAGGCAAAACTGCGTAA
- the aroF gene encoding 3-deoxy-7-phosphoheptulonate synthase, with protein MLVVMQAHATEEQVRAVCKRIEELGYRAHPIPGAQRTAIGITGNQTEVEQGTIEEMVGVQELIRVSKPYKLVSRDIKEENTVITFPGSEASIGGRTLAIMAGPCAVESREQAFAVAERVYSAGAQFFRGGAYKPRTSPYSFQGLGEEGLRILSEVRERFGLKIVTEAVDNESIDQVEKYADVIQIGARNMQNFSLLKRAGHAKKPVLLKRGMSATLEEFLMAAEYVMSEGNYNVILCERGVRTFADHTRNTLDLSLIPAVQRLSHLPIVVDPSHGTGKRNKVTPMSRAAVAVGADGLMVEVHNNPDKALSDGMQSIYPDQFDELMQQVRQIATVVERYVPAARADAAKPGARPAAARS; from the coding sequence ATGCTGGTAGTAATGCAGGCGCACGCGACCGAAGAGCAGGTCCGTGCCGTATGTAAGAGGATCGAAGAGCTGGGCTATCGAGCGCACCCCATTCCCGGAGCACAGCGCACCGCCATTGGGATCACCGGCAACCAAACCGAAGTGGAACAGGGCACAATCGAAGAGATGGTCGGGGTGCAAGAGCTAATTCGGGTCAGCAAGCCGTACAAACTGGTCAGCCGCGACATCAAGGAAGAAAATACCGTCATCACCTTTCCTGGCAGCGAGGCGAGCATCGGGGGACGTACTCTGGCCATCATGGCCGGGCCGTGCGCGGTGGAGAGCCGGGAGCAGGCGTTCGCGGTGGCGGAGCGAGTGTACTCTGCGGGAGCGCAGTTTTTTCGCGGCGGCGCGTACAAACCGCGGACCTCGCCATATTCGTTCCAAGGGTTAGGCGAAGAAGGCCTGCGCATTCTTTCCGAGGTCCGCGAGCGCTTCGGCCTGAAAATAGTTACGGAAGCGGTGGACAACGAATCCATTGACCAGGTTGAAAAATACGCAGACGTGATCCAAATCGGCGCCCGCAACATGCAGAATTTTTCCTTGCTGAAGCGGGCGGGGCACGCAAAAAAGCCGGTACTCCTGAAGCGGGGTATGTCCGCCACCCTGGAAGAATTCCTAATGGCGGCAGAGTACGTGATGAGCGAAGGTAACTACAACGTGATCCTGTGCGAGCGCGGGGTGCGGACCTTCGCCGATCATACGCGGAATACACTGGACTTGAGCCTGATCCCGGCGGTGCAGCGCCTGAGCCACCTGCCCATCGTTGTAGATCCCAGCCACGGCACTGGAAAGCGAAACAAGGTTACTCCCATGTCCCGGGCCGCGGTGGCGGTGGGCGCGGACGGGCTCATGGTCGAAGTGCACAATAATCCCGACAAGGCGCTCTCTGACGGCATGCAGTCAATCTATCCCGATCAGTTCGACGAACTGATGCAGCAGGTCCGGCAAATTGCGACGGTGGTTGAGCGCTATGTACCCGCCGCCCGTGCCGACGCGGCCAAACCCGGAGCGCGACCGGCCGCCGCTCGCTCTTGA
- a CDS encoding beta-propeller fold lactonase family protein: MKKAVFFLVAAGIIALLWWKLRTPPLPTYDPAYREYAYISNGESNTVTVLDLTPRPYPRFNVLKTIPVGTNPTGLAVNRKKNEIYVVNSDSNNVSVIDAERNVVVATIGVHRTPYFIDVSADGRRAYVANSGSGNISVIDMDKRKQLTNIRVGNAPGLARVSPDGSLVVVSNRADSSVSLIDTAKLTVTATLPICKQPTDIAIMPDSSKAFVACSGAAQVAAIDLKKNAVLALLDVGKTPVHLALKPDGGELLVSNFDSENISIIETTPNEVGGSYLIGTHPVRGVVTSDNSLLYESNFGSDSVAAYNIDNGRVENSIAVGSHPEGLALTSNQDFLLVIDTGSADVAIIRVKKLPATSKISAERALYNMVPVGIQPNDIVIKAFFKQSPKTN; this comes from the coding sequence TTGAAAAAGGCCGTATTCTTCCTGGTTGCAGCAGGAATTATTGCCCTGCTGTGGTGGAAGCTGCGCACTCCGCCACTGCCCACTTACGATCCGGCTTACCGCGAATACGCCTACATCAGCAACGGCGAAAGCAATACCGTAACCGTGCTCGACCTCACGCCCCGACCCTATCCCCGCTTCAATGTGCTGAAAACGATTCCGGTAGGCACGAACCCGACCGGTCTCGCGGTGAACCGCAAAAAGAACGAAATCTATGTGGTGAATAGCGATTCCAACAACGTGAGTGTGATTGACGCTGAGCGCAACGTGGTAGTCGCGACCATCGGGGTCCACCGGACGCCCTACTTCATCGACGTTTCTGCCGATGGGCGGCGGGCTTATGTGGCGAACTCGGGTTCGGGCAATATCTCGGTAATTGACATGGATAAGCGCAAGCAGCTGACCAACATTAGGGTTGGCAATGCACCCGGCCTGGCGCGGGTCTCGCCGGATGGCAGCCTTGTCGTCGTGTCGAATAGAGCGGACAGTTCGGTCTCGCTCATTGACACCGCGAAGCTAACAGTGACCGCGACGTTGCCGATCTGCAAACAGCCCACCGATATCGCCATAATGCCCGATTCCAGCAAGGCATTCGTGGCCTGCTCCGGAGCGGCTCAGGTCGCCGCCATTGATTTGAAAAAGAACGCGGTGCTGGCGCTGCTCGATGTCGGCAAAACTCCGGTCCACCTCGCTTTGAAGCCGGATGGCGGCGAGTTACTGGTCAGCAACTTCGATTCGGAAAATATTTCCATCATCGAAACCACGCCCAACGAAGTTGGTGGGAGCTATTTAATTGGGACACATCCGGTTCGCGGGGTGGTCACTTCGGATAACTCTCTGCTGTACGAGAGCAATTTCGGATCGGATTCGGTGGCAGCTTACAACATAGACAACGGGCGGGTGGAGAACTCGATTGCGGTAGGCAGCCACCCCGAAGGCTTGGCATTGACTTCAAACCAGGATTTTCTCCTGGTTATCGATACCGGCTCGGCCGACGTTGCTATTATCCGGGTGAAGAAGCTGCCCGCCACTTCAAAGATCAGCGCGGAACGGGCTCTCTACAACATGGTGCCCGTAGGAATCCAGCCGAACGACATCGTGATCAAGGCCTTCTTCAAACAGTCGCCGAAAACAAACTAG
- a CDS encoding BrxA/BrxB family bacilliredoxin, with product MYPELMVVPMREELTRLGIEELRSAGDVDDVLRKPGTTMVVVNSICGCAAGRMRPAVRMALAHGVLPEKVVSVFAGQDREATERARSYFEGYPPSSPSIGLLQDGKLVYMMQRSDIESREAEDIAVDLRAAFDKFCAKAASSRS from the coding sequence ATGTATCCTGAACTGATGGTTGTGCCCATGCGCGAAGAACTGACTCGGCTCGGAATCGAAGAACTGCGGAGCGCCGGTGATGTGGATGATGTGCTGCGTAAGCCCGGTACCACAATGGTTGTGGTGAACTCCATTTGCGGATGCGCTGCAGGCCGGATGCGTCCGGCGGTCCGCATGGCGCTTGCGCACGGGGTTCTGCCGGAGAAAGTGGTCAGCGTTTTCGCCGGTCAGGACAGAGAGGCCACGGAGCGGGCACGCTCCTATTTCGAGGGGTATCCTCCATCTTCACCGTCTATTGGTTTGCTGCAAGATGGGAAGCTGGTTTACATGATGCAGCGCAGCGATATCGAAAGTCGCGAGGCCGAAGATATTGCCGTCGATCTCAGAGCGGCATTTGACAAGTTTTGCGCCAAAGCCGCCTCTTCCCGATCCTAG
- a CDS encoding UDP-N-acetylmuramate dehydrogenase, translated as MLIQENVPLAPLTTFRVGGPARYFAQAATPADVGSAVDLARSRNLPLFILGGGSNLVVADSGWPGLVLQVAISGIEEHDQAGRVIFQAGAGEEWDKLVAFAVARNCAGIECMSGIPGSIGGTPVQNVGAYGQEASETIESVQVLDLRDGQIRELCKPACGFEYRTSIFNTGERGRYIILRVTYALTPDGEPRIEYADLKKYFAGRIGRPTLAETREAVRQIRASKAMLIVPGDEDCRSAGSFFKNPVLSGDQYRELTQRAAAMKLEVPSYPALEARRKVSAAWLVEHSGFAKGYTRGAVGISHKHALAIVNRGGATAADIIALKNEIQKRVAETFDIELSPEPVFVGFEQI; from the coding sequence ATGCTCATCCAGGAAAACGTTCCTCTGGCACCCCTCACGACCTTTCGCGTGGGAGGCCCGGCGCGATATTTCGCTCAGGCCGCTACGCCTGCGGATGTGGGCAGCGCAGTTGACCTGGCGCGCTCGCGCAACTTACCCCTCTTCATCTTGGGCGGTGGCAGCAACCTTGTAGTCGCGGATTCAGGCTGGCCGGGGCTGGTATTACAGGTTGCGATCTCCGGAATCGAAGAACATGACCAAGCAGGGCGCGTGATTTTCCAAGCCGGCGCAGGAGAAGAATGGGACAAACTGGTTGCATTCGCCGTGGCACGGAATTGCGCGGGTATTGAGTGCATGAGCGGGATTCCGGGAAGCATCGGCGGCACTCCGGTTCAAAATGTGGGAGCCTATGGACAGGAGGCTTCCGAAACCATCGAGAGCGTGCAGGTGCTGGACCTGCGAGACGGCCAGATTCGCGAATTGTGCAAGCCGGCGTGCGGCTTTGAATATCGGACCAGCATCTTCAATACCGGCGAGCGCGGGCGTTACATCATTTTGCGAGTGACCTACGCGCTTACTCCCGATGGCGAGCCGCGCATCGAGTATGCCGATCTAAAGAAGTACTTCGCCGGCCGCATCGGCCGCCCGACGCTGGCGGAAACGCGGGAAGCCGTCCGGCAAATTCGCGCCAGCAAAGCCATGCTGATTGTTCCCGGCGACGAAGATTGCCGCAGCGCGGGATCATTCTTCAAAAATCCTGTCCTCAGCGGCGATCAATACCGGGAGTTGACCCAGAGGGCAGCAGCTATGAAATTGGAGGTTCCAAGTTATCCCGCGCTTGAGGCTCGACGTAAAGTCTCAGCCGCCTGGCTCGTGGAACACTCGGGATTTGCAAAAGGCTACACTCGCGGGGCTGTAGGCATCTCGCATAAGCACGCGCTGGCTATCGTGAACCGAGGCGGTGCGACAGCGGCCGACATCATCGCGCTTAAGAACGAAATCCAGAAACGAGTTGCCGAGACCTTCGATATTGAATTGAGTCCCGAACCGGTATTCGTAGGTTTTGAGCAGATCTAG
- a CDS encoding EamA family transporter, translating into MPSKSHPLRGYFYIAACTFFWGISAALGRAAFTGRLAVHAGHVIDPLILAQTRSTFAVLMLLPALLLVRQRSELLMPRRDIVRCLVLGVLGIAASNYFYYLAIQKTNVATAIILQYTAPVWVLLYMVGRREQRATPQKIAAVGLAVIGCALAIGIIGGGGFLLNPVGIGAALLAALSFSFYNVGGHRLLAVYDRWKVLLYVLLGAALSWLVINPPWKIVAAHYSGGQWLFLLIFSVTSVLLPFPLYFAGLQHLDATRAVVTSCLEPVFSILITAIALGELVRPVQAVGIVIVLLATVLVQLPEKGREPVLLEPIE; encoded by the coding sequence TTGCCGAGTAAATCCCATCCTCTTCGCGGATATTTCTATATCGCCGCCTGTACTTTCTTCTGGGGTATTTCAGCCGCTCTGGGCCGCGCGGCATTTACCGGACGCCTCGCCGTCCACGCCGGGCATGTCATTGATCCACTCATCCTCGCGCAAACCCGGAGCACGTTCGCCGTTCTGATGCTATTGCCCGCTCTGCTCCTCGTACGTCAGCGAAGCGAGCTGTTGATGCCCAGACGGGACATTGTTCGATGCCTTGTCCTGGGAGTGTTGGGGATCGCGGCCTCGAATTACTTTTATTACCTGGCAATCCAGAAGACGAATGTTGCGACCGCGATCATTCTGCAGTACACGGCGCCAGTATGGGTCCTGCTTTACATGGTTGGGCGGCGGGAGCAGCGGGCCACTCCTCAAAAAATCGCAGCGGTCGGACTGGCAGTGATCGGATGCGCTCTCGCCATCGGCATCATCGGCGGTGGTGGATTCCTGCTCAACCCAGTCGGAATTGGCGCAGCCCTGCTGGCCGCACTCTCATTTTCCTTTTACAACGTGGGTGGGCACCGGTTGCTGGCCGTTTACGACCGCTGGAAGGTGCTGCTCTATGTATTGCTCGGCGCTGCGCTCTCCTGGCTGGTGATCAACCCGCCCTGGAAGATTGTCGCGGCACATTATTCCGGAGGCCAGTGGCTCTTTCTTTTGATTTTCTCCGTCACCTCTGTGCTGTTGCCTTTCCCGCTTTACTTTGCGGGACTGCAGCACCTCGATGCCACGCGTGCTGTGGTCACCAGTTGTCTAGAGCCGGTTTTTTCAATTCTTATTACCGCGATTGCATTAGGTGAACTGGTGCGACCGGTGCAAGCGGTGGGAATCGTTATCGTGCTCCTGGCAACGGTGTTAGTGCAGTTGCCGGAGAAAGGTCGAGAACCGGTTTTGCTCGAGCCAATCGAGTGA
- a CDS encoding OsmC family protein, with translation MTEASALWTDKERFVGIASSGHALVVDAASDKTASSPMELVLIGLCACTASDVVGILRKKREPFTHLEVRAQAERAPQPPSVYTDIKLIYRVGGKVSAKSMEDAVRLSKEKYCSVSAMLQQTAKVTVVIEYV, from the coding sequence ATGACCGAAGCTTCAGCACTGTGGACAGACAAAGAACGGTTTGTTGGGATTGCCAGCAGCGGGCACGCGCTGGTGGTGGATGCAGCGAGTGACAAGACTGCTTCCAGTCCGATGGAACTGGTGCTTATTGGTTTGTGCGCCTGCACCGCCAGCGATGTGGTCGGCATCCTGCGCAAAAAGCGGGAACCATTTACCCACCTCGAGGTGCGTGCCCAAGCCGAACGCGCCCCGCAGCCACCTTCCGTGTATACCGACATCAAGCTTATCTACCGGGTGGGCGGAAAGGTTTCAGCCAAGTCCATGGAAGATGCGGTCCGCCTCTCTAAGGAAAAATATTGCTCCGTTTCGGCCATGCTTCAGCAAACCGCAAAGGTTACCGTAGTCATCGAGTATGTCTGA
- a CDS encoding cation diffusion facilitator family transporter, translating to MADQAVFAAGPMQAEKRAVAGHSVIAAIFITALKIVVGISTGSLGILSEAAHSGLDLIAAVITLFSVRVSDKPADAEHQYGHGKVENFSAFLETGLLLLTCFWIIYEAILRLFYRRVEIESTPVAFLVLFLSMGVDFWRSRALAKIANKYDSQALEADALHFSTDIWSTGVVVIGLVLVWLGRQFHVGWLRDADPVAALFVAGVIVYVSSRLARKTIDALLDAAPPGIRSRIIDEVRKLEGILELDRVRIRRAGNRYFADVSVGLRRNLTFQKSEQMAGAVTEAVHRILPDADVVVHSIPQADREENIFDRIRGVATRNNFNVHDVSVQDLHGRLHVEQHLELDEHLTLLQAHDRVTLLESEIRSEVPEISSILTHIESEPGTIEPGDEIQHDARLEYRLRKVVRDFPEVLDAHDVQIKRVRERLYVSCHVTMPDNLPLARVHDLITDLEIRFKREAPELFRVLIHPEPQTDNTR from the coding sequence ATGGCAGATCAAGCGGTCTTCGCCGCGGGACCAATGCAGGCTGAGAAGCGTGCAGTGGCAGGCCATTCCGTTATCGCCGCAATCTTCATCACTGCCTTGAAGATCGTCGTTGGCATCTCCACCGGCAGCTTGGGCATTCTGTCCGAAGCCGCCCATTCCGGTCTCGACCTCATTGCTGCAGTTATCACCCTGTTTTCGGTTCGCGTGTCAGATAAGCCGGCAGATGCCGAGCACCAATATGGTCATGGGAAGGTAGAGAACTTTTCAGCTTTCCTCGAGACTGGTCTTTTGCTGTTGACTTGTTTCTGGATCATTTACGAGGCCATTCTTCGCCTGTTTTATCGTCGCGTCGAGATTGAATCCACCCCAGTTGCGTTCCTGGTTCTGTTTCTTTCCATGGGGGTTGATTTCTGGCGTTCGCGGGCCCTTGCCAAGATCGCCAATAAGTATGACAGCCAGGCGCTTGAAGCTGATGCGCTTCACTTCAGTACGGATATCTGGTCAACCGGGGTGGTGGTGATCGGCCTGGTACTGGTGTGGCTGGGCAGGCAGTTCCATGTGGGCTGGCTGCGCGACGCCGATCCTGTGGCGGCGCTTTTTGTCGCGGGCGTGATTGTGTACGTCAGTTCAAGGCTCGCGCGTAAAACGATTGACGCATTGCTCGATGCTGCTCCACCGGGAATACGCTCCCGAATCATTGACGAAGTCAGAAAGCTGGAAGGCATTCTGGAGCTCGACCGCGTACGTATACGGCGCGCGGGGAACCGCTATTTCGCGGATGTGTCGGTGGGGCTGCGGCGCAACCTGACATTCCAGAAGTCGGAGCAGATGGCGGGCGCCGTTACGGAGGCGGTTCACCGCATCCTCCCTGATGCCGATGTGGTGGTGCACTCCATACCCCAGGCGGACCGAGAAGAAAACATTTTTGATCGCATCCGCGGCGTGGCCACTCGTAACAATTTCAACGTGCACGATGTTAGCGTCCAGGACCTGCACGGACGCTTGCATGTCGAGCAGCACCTGGAGTTGGACGAACACCTCACTTTGTTGCAAGCGCACGATCGAGTGACCCTGCTGGAATCTGAAATTCGTAGCGAGGTGCCGGAAATCTCGTCTATCCTCACCCACATTGAAAGTGAGCCAGGCACGATTGAGCCAGGAGACGAGATCCAGCATGATGCCAGACTGGAGTACCGTTTGCGGAAAGTTGTTCGGGACTTCCCCGAGGTATTGGACGCGCACGACGTGCAGATCAAGCGGGTACGGGAGCGGCTCTATGTCTCCTGCCACGTGACCATGCCGGACAACCTGCCCCTGGCACGCGTGCACGATTTAATTACCGATTTGGAGATCCGGTTTAAGAGAGAGGCCCCCGAGCTCTTTCGAGTGCTCATTCATCCCGAGCCGCAAACTGACAATACACGTTGA